ATTTCTAAAACTCCATTTTTATATGTTGCTTCTATTTGACTTGAATCTGCATTTTCAGGTAATATAAAAGATCTTCTAAATCCATTATATGATCTTTCATATCTTAAATAACCTTCTGCTTCCCTTTTTATCTCTTCTTTTTTTTCAGTTTTTATTTCTAATTTATTTCCAATAACTTCTAATTCTATATCTTTTTTT
This genomic stretch from Candidatus Micrarchaeia archaeon harbors:
- a CDS encoding Hsp20/alpha crystallin family protein; translation: KKDIELEVIGNKLEIKTEKKEEIKREAEGYLRYERSYNGFRRSFILPENADSSQIEATYKNGVLEITVKKKLGAKKEKQKITVD